One genomic region from Sorangium aterium encodes:
- a CDS encoding RsmB/NOP family class I SAM-dependent RNA methyltransferase has translation MADRDQGDGGRGAARPPHPTESGPRAVAARVLARVWGSEAFASAALDAELRRAQALDPRDVGLATELVYGVLRAQAALEARIAEFAAKSRWTTDPLVRAHVLMGAYSLCFLDRVPSFAAVSEAVDGAQAAGGPRVGAFANAVLRRLAAAVESGGRPPLASAVVASAPGWLRGALRRSLGRAAAEAFLSAGPVPPPTGLCVAPGEDRGAWIETLRAAAPTATFEAGCVSPAAIVARGAGDLRRLPGFGAAWIGQEEGAQALAFALGARPGEAVLDACSGRGNKSWLLSRAVLPGGAVDAADLYPAKLSQLRAALGAPPVSAEGAGAEAGGAQGGALGRAAASVRETYAVDWTVGAGDVPEGYDRVLVDAPCSGVGTLRRRPEIALRREADDLPRLADLQVAIARRAATRARDGGRLVFAVCSVLREECEAVAARLAAPADDGLGVRLEPAPFDAELARELAGGGDAFRLLPHVHGTDGYFAAMFVVRR, from the coding sequence TTGGCTGACCGGGACCAAGGTGACGGGGGCCGCGGCGCGGCGCGCCCGCCGCACCCGACCGAGAGCGGGCCGCGCGCGGTCGCGGCGCGCGTGCTCGCGCGGGTGTGGGGCTCGGAGGCCTTCGCCTCGGCGGCCCTCGACGCCGAGCTGCGCCGCGCGCAGGCGCTGGACCCGCGGGACGTCGGCCTCGCGACGGAGCTCGTCTACGGCGTCCTGCGCGCGCAGGCGGCGCTCGAGGCGCGCATCGCCGAGTTCGCCGCGAAGAGCCGCTGGACGACCGACCCGCTGGTGCGCGCCCACGTGCTGATGGGGGCGTACTCGCTCTGCTTCCTCGATCGCGTCCCCTCGTTCGCCGCGGTCTCGGAGGCGGTGGACGGCGCCCAGGCGGCCGGCGGGCCGCGGGTCGGCGCGTTCGCGAACGCCGTGCTGCGCCGGCTCGCGGCGGCCGTGGAGTCCGGCGGTCGCCCGCCGCTCGCGAGCGCGGTGGTCGCCTCCGCGCCGGGGTGGCTGCGGGGCGCCCTGCGCCGCTCGCTCGGCCGGGCCGCGGCCGAGGCGTTCCTGTCGGCCGGCCCGGTGCCGCCGCCGACCGGCCTCTGCGTCGCCCCCGGCGAGGACCGCGGCGCGTGGATCGAGACACTGCGAGCCGCCGCGCCCACCGCGACGTTCGAGGCGGGGTGCGTCTCGCCGGCCGCGATCGTCGCGCGGGGCGCAGGCGATCTCCGGCGGCTCCCGGGCTTCGGCGCCGCGTGGATCGGCCAGGAAGAGGGCGCGCAGGCGCTCGCCTTCGCGCTCGGCGCGCGGCCCGGCGAGGCCGTGCTCGACGCCTGCTCCGGCCGGGGCAACAAGTCGTGGCTCCTGTCGCGCGCGGTGCTGCCCGGCGGCGCGGTGGACGCGGCGGATCTGTACCCTGCGAAGCTCTCGCAGCTCCGCGCGGCGCTGGGCGCGCCTCCCGTGAGCGCGGAGGGCGCAGGCGCGGAGGCCGGCGGTGCGCAGGGCGGCGCGCTCGGGCGGGCTGCGGCCTCCGTGCGCGAGACCTACGCCGTCGACTGGACGGTGGGCGCGGGCGACGTCCCCGAGGGCTACGACCGGGTGCTCGTCGACGCCCCATGCTCCGGGGTGGGCACGCTGCGGCGGCGCCCGGAGATCGCGCTCCGGCGCGAGGCGGACGATCTCCCGCGCCTGGCCGACCTCCAGGTCGCGATCGCGCGCCGCGCCGCGACCCGCGCCCGGGACGGCGGCCGGCTCGTGTTCGCTGTGTGCAGCGTGCTGCGCGAGGAGTGCGAGGCCGTCGCGGCGCGGCTCGCGGCCCCGGCGGACGACGGCCTCGGCGTCCGGCTGGAGCCGGCGCCGTTCGACGCGGAGCTCGCGCGGGAGCTCGCGGGCGGCGGCGACGCGTTCCGGCTGCTGCCGCACGTGCACGGCACAGACGGGTATTTCGCCGCGATGTTCGTCGTGCGGCGGTGA
- the rseP gene encoding RIP metalloprotease RseP produces the protein MDLLYFALLCSVLIFVHELGHFVCAKIFGVKVLTFSIGFGPRVLRLRGRETEYCVALLPLGGFVKMLEENRQEAVLPEDRKRTFESQALWKRVIIVMAGPAMNVLFPVLLYFAVFIGETRFVPPTVGVVLPGHPAEGRLIPGDRILEVDGERVSTFAELHRIVTKSPNQELRLKVFRNKEHVEVTVVPEEKVVQKPLEIVDRVGEIGVRPSRPAAVVGVSRPDSPAFRAGLRTFDVVTEVRGTPVKTFADLEIALEESRGATVPVTYLRPVTVPRALGGLAELAVYESGVAALTPESGHGDLLARTGIEPADLYVAEVPEGSAEWDAELRPGDRITEVDGVEVTAWSTFVERLFAAPDRSHVITWQRSGQRKSGTIELRREDWIDEYGQHRPRFYLRASNWSPMVAEPFVDSPSAFQFALESAVDETYDVIRFIVVGIVRIMEGKVSISTLGGPITVYDVIGEEGAKGVSYFVWAMAVISINLGLINLLPIPVLDGGHLLFFTFEAVLRRPLPLRVREIASLVGLVVLIGLMGIAFKNDVERRWDVIQGQFKELVG, from the coding sequence GTGGACCTCCTGTATTTCGCGCTGCTCTGCTCCGTGCTCATCTTCGTGCACGAGCTCGGCCACTTCGTGTGCGCGAAGATCTTCGGCGTGAAGGTCCTCACCTTCTCGATCGGCTTCGGCCCCCGGGTGCTGCGCCTGCGGGGCCGGGAGACGGAGTACTGCGTCGCGCTCCTGCCCCTCGGCGGCTTCGTGAAGATGCTCGAGGAGAACCGGCAGGAGGCCGTGCTCCCCGAGGATCGCAAGCGCACCTTCGAGTCCCAGGCGCTCTGGAAGCGCGTGATCATCGTCATGGCCGGCCCGGCGATGAACGTGCTCTTCCCGGTGCTGCTCTACTTCGCCGTCTTCATCGGGGAGACCCGCTTCGTCCCGCCGACGGTCGGCGTGGTCCTGCCGGGGCACCCGGCCGAGGGCCGGCTGATCCCGGGCGATCGCATCCTCGAGGTGGACGGCGAGCGCGTCAGCACCTTCGCCGAGCTGCACCGGATCGTGACGAAGAGCCCCAACCAGGAGCTCCGGCTCAAGGTGTTCCGCAACAAGGAGCACGTCGAGGTCACGGTCGTCCCCGAGGAGAAGGTCGTCCAGAAGCCGCTCGAGATCGTGGACCGGGTGGGCGAGATCGGCGTCCGGCCGAGCCGCCCCGCCGCCGTGGTGGGCGTCTCGCGGCCCGACTCGCCCGCGTTCCGGGCCGGGCTGCGCACGTTCGACGTCGTGACGGAGGTGCGCGGCACGCCCGTGAAGACGTTCGCCGACCTGGAGATCGCGCTCGAGGAGAGCCGCGGCGCCACGGTGCCGGTCACGTACCTGCGGCCGGTCACGGTGCCGCGCGCGCTCGGCGGCCTGGCCGAGCTCGCCGTCTACGAGTCGGGCGTGGCCGCGCTGACGCCGGAGAGCGGCCACGGCGATCTGCTCGCGCGGACCGGCATCGAGCCGGCCGACCTCTACGTCGCCGAGGTCCCCGAGGGCTCGGCCGAGTGGGACGCCGAGCTCCGGCCGGGCGATCGCATCACGGAGGTCGACGGCGTCGAGGTCACCGCCTGGTCGACGTTCGTCGAGCGGCTCTTCGCGGCCCCGGATAGATCGCACGTCATCACGTGGCAGCGCTCGGGCCAGCGCAAGAGCGGCACCATCGAGCTCCGCCGCGAGGACTGGATCGACGAGTACGGCCAGCACCGCCCGCGCTTCTACCTGCGCGCGTCGAACTGGTCGCCGATGGTGGCCGAGCCGTTCGTCGACAGCCCGTCGGCCTTCCAGTTCGCCCTGGAGAGCGCGGTCGACGAGACGTACGACGTCATCCGGTTCATCGTGGTCGGGATCGTCCGCATCATGGAGGGCAAGGTCAGCATCTCCACCCTGGGCGGCCCCATCACGGTGTACGACGTGATCGGCGAGGAGGGCGCGAAGGGGGTCAGCTACTTCGTCTGGGCGATGGCGGTCATCTCGATCAACCTCGGGCTCATCAACCTGCTGCCCATCCCGGTGCTCGACGGCGGCCACCTCCTGTTCTTCACGTTCGAGGCCGTGCTGCGGCGCCCGCTGCCGCTGCGCGTCCGTGAGATCGCGAGCCTGGTCGGGCTCGTGGTGCTCATCGGCCTGATGGGCATCGCCTTCAAGAACGACGTCGAGCGCCGCTGGGACGTGATCCAGGGGCAATTCAAGGAGCTCGTTGGCTGA
- a CDS encoding polyhydroxyalkanoic acid system family protein, with protein sequence MKHTIEHDLSDSEAKLATERAIAQYRERYAEYEPFLVWRDPRRAELGFSVKGVKLKGSMELRPGAVDVDLDVPLLMRPFKGVAIAAIDKEVRHFIEEAHRERAQGGGKAT encoded by the coding sequence ATGAAGCACACGATTGAGCACGACCTGAGCGACAGCGAGGCAAAGCTGGCCACCGAACGAGCGATCGCGCAGTACCGAGAGCGGTACGCCGAGTACGAGCCTTTCCTCGTGTGGCGCGATCCGCGGCGCGCCGAGCTCGGTTTCTCGGTGAAGGGCGTCAAGCTCAAAGGCAGCATGGAGCTCCGCCCCGGCGCCGTGGACGTGGATCTCGACGTGCCTCTCCTGATGCGCCCCTTCAAGGGGGTGGCGATCGCCGCCATCGACAAGGAGGTTCGTCACTTCATCGAAGAGGCGCACCGCGAACGGGCCCAGGGAGGCGGCAAAGCTACCTGA
- a CDS encoding sigma-70 family RNA polymerase sigma factor — protein MSSSTASPAPSAGLAAPGFVAASYREHERFLWALSYRLTGSAADADDIVQETFVRALERPPARTGEPVRPWLARVALNLGRDALRRRKRLAYDGPWLPSPIEAEPEPPSFEIPGKDGTEGRYDLLESASFAFLIALEALTPQQRAVLLLRDVFDYSVQETAAALDLSEASVKTTHHRARRALEPYERDRCRPSPELVERSGAALVRFLQTLATQDVAAIEALLSEGVRVINDANGEFKAARRIVVGPNRVARFYIGLLRIDGPGALRHELRLINGLPAVVIERRSTVEKLAPRFVMRCEIDASGLITVIHSVLASRKLTAVKALAP, from the coding sequence ATGAGCAGCTCCACGGCCTCTCCTGCCCCGAGCGCGGGGCTCGCCGCCCCCGGCTTCGTCGCCGCGAGCTACCGCGAGCACGAGCGCTTCCTCTGGGCCCTCTCCTACCGGCTCACCGGCAGCGCCGCGGACGCAGACGACATCGTGCAGGAGACGTTCGTCCGCGCGCTGGAGCGCCCGCCCGCGCGCACCGGAGAGCCCGTCCGCCCCTGGCTCGCGCGCGTCGCGCTGAACCTCGGCCGCGACGCCCTCCGGCGCCGCAAGCGCCTCGCCTACGACGGACCGTGGCTCCCCTCCCCGATCGAGGCGGAGCCCGAGCCCCCGTCGTTCGAGATCCCCGGCAAGGACGGCACCGAGGGCCGCTACGACCTCCTCGAGAGCGCGTCCTTCGCCTTCCTCATCGCGCTCGAGGCGCTGACCCCGCAGCAGCGCGCGGTGCTCCTGCTCCGCGACGTCTTCGACTACTCGGTGCAGGAGACCGCCGCCGCGCTCGACCTGTCGGAGGCCAGCGTGAAGACGACGCACCACCGCGCCCGCCGCGCCCTCGAGCCGTACGAGCGCGACCGCTGCCGCCCCTCGCCCGAGCTCGTCGAGCGGTCGGGCGCTGCGCTCGTGCGCTTCCTGCAGACCCTGGCGACGCAGGACGTCGCCGCGATCGAGGCGCTCCTGAGCGAGGGCGTCCGGGTCATCAACGATGCGAACGGCGAGTTCAAGGCGGCGCGCCGGATCGTCGTCGGCCCGAACCGGGTCGCGCGGTTCTACATCGGCCTGCTGAGGATCGACGGCCCCGGAGCGCTCCGCCACGAGCTGCGCCTCATCAACGGCCTCCCCGCGGTCGTCATCGAGCGCAGGAGCACCGTGGAGAAGCTGGCGCCGCGGTTCGTCATGCGCTGCGAGATCGACGCGAGCGGCCTCATCACGGTGATCCACTCCGTGCTGGCCTCGCGCAAGCTGACGGCCGTGAAGGCGCTCGCTCCGTGA